The DNA segment TCGAGGTAAGAATACTTGGGAGTAAGTAGCAACATAGTTAAAGATTATACCAAAGTAATTACTGTATAAAATATAAACTGTTTGTTGGATCTTTATGTTAAAACAGGTTTCTCATTTGTGACTGTATTCTGTAAGACTGTTGgcctttgtattttttttaattgtttgattacTTAAAATACTTGATATTCTActtgatttgaatttgaattatgAATAGTTTGACCAGTAAATGAAGCATTCTATAAAAGTTGATTCTATCTCTCTCAACTCATTTCTCTAATGGTCCGAGAAGAATAATCACTGGATTAGAATATGAGATATATTTCTGTTTCAATTGAGCAAATGCCTGCTAGAATTTACTAATTTTAGTTgattataaacttaagtttgtGTAGCTTTAATTGCAGTTTATATATATGTCCATCACTGTTAATGCTCATCTTCCCATGCCAGATCTGTATCTtcccttatttaatttttttcccttTAATTATGCATCActattgaaaataatatttttatctcTTATCCTTTTCGCGTAGATAATTTTTCTCAACAGAAAAATCCCATGTCCTCAATATATCTTATGAGGCCCCCCGGGACTTCATTGACAGGTTAGCAATCTGCTCTAAATCTCTAGATTGCATCTTTTATTTGTTAGAATATATTAATGCAGTGTCGTTTCCATTCCTTTCAAATTATCACTTATTAGGATGTGAAAAGTAACATAAGCACGTGATTTTAGGTCTTTAGAGTGTAAGCATCTAAACAACAAACTTGAAAAATGATACCTTTCAACTTGATCTTGGAATATCATTTTAGGTAACATTCTTAAATAAAAGGATACCCTTTCAAATTTTCATTGTTAGGATTTCATTCTTCATTGTTTGTGCCATTATTGTTGATTTTCTTTGTGAGTTTTTTTCATCAGTTTTTtcactgattttgataattttctaatGCTTTGTATTTTATGCTGGGTTCAATAGGTAAATCTATAGGTAAAATGTTGTTCTATAGTGAAGTCAAAGAATGCAGAACCTATGACTTCAACTGCTCAACCAAataataaaaccttatatcttcCAACTTCTAAGacattatataaattaataatcctcgctaaaaaaaaactaaagtttTCTTCATTTAGCACTTGCCATTATAGGCTTATCTACCTTCCAATTTCTGAAACCTATCAGTAATTTGTTCCTCTTTGAATAACTTTTAAGGAAGATGGATTTACATACCTTCTATTACACCGAGGCTATCTATTACCATAATATAGAACAGTAAACAAATTGATGATGTGTCAGTTTGTCAAATTATGAATtattaatcaagagaagcatgTCTTTCTTTTGCATCTCCTGTTTTTTTGTTGTGTTATTATTAGTACAATCATGTATTAATGTTTCTTGACTACTTTGATCCTTCTTGAATATCCATCTGCTTTTACCTCTCTTCCCATTATACCCGTAATAGTCAAATTCAACAAACTAATTCAGTGACACACTAAATATACATGGAAAAAAGTagtaaaaaaattcaacttttcttcttcctctaagCTCTTGATTTTTTCTCTTAGGATTATTCTTTGTGGGAGACCTAAAACCCTTTTAACTGCAGCTAACCATTTAGTTCCTCTAATAATTCACTGGGATTGCTAAATCACAAATTGATATAAAAGATTGGAATACCTGTCATGTTACTGTGTAATATATATCAAACTTCTGGATTATGTAACGACACTCGACTCGATTAGGAGAACACATGATTGAAGCAGAAAAAATTACGGGATGTAACATTGGACAGAAGATATACATTCCTTGACTTGCTTTGATTCCATCAGATATCAAATTACCTTTCAGATTTCAAAAAAGACAGTATCCTTTGGTTGTATGTTTTGTAATGACAATAAATAAAAGTCAAGGACAATCACTAGCACATGTTGGATTATATCTTCCACATCCGGTTTTCAGCCATGGTCAAATGTATGTGGCAGTCTCAAGAGTtactagcaaaaaaaaaaaagattaaaaattCTCATTTCGGATGATGATGGAAAACTATATAACTCTACTTAAAATGTAGTTTTTAaagaaatatttaataatattgaTTGAATTATTCATCATTCATTATTTATCATGTTAAATTATAATAATCATATAttcattaaattttaatatatacaaAATTATAGACCTATATATAATATCgataaaaatatagaaaataatcgTGCAAAGCACGGGTGAAAACTAGTTATTCTAATAAATATTGATCATTCGGATGTTCTTTTATCACTttgttatttatatatactttgatcttttatttaaattatttagttTATAGTTTATACAACCGCTCAGTAAACAAAAATTAATGATAGTGTAATTATTGATGGATCTCTTTATTCAGTCTTGATTACATGCATATTAATGAGTATGTAGAATTTGCTTATTCACCGCTAAATCTATGCTTATTAGAAttttaaggtggagattcaaagcatcctgagatttagatttaataagtctatatGAAACGGTAAATGAACAAATTCAATGGTCATTGAGaccatgtgaaaattcctgtctGTTTATTACTACAGAGTAATGGTTAAGGTTATCTTACATTACTCTCCAGAAGAAAGGGTCAAATTCAAAAAAAATCTCCcactcattttcaattttacaaACCTATAAACCCTAAACCTCACTTTCTTCAATCTCATTTCACACCTTCTCATTCCTCTCAAGAAAACACAAAGCTTAGTGTCATGTTCTCTCCAGGAACGAAGCGGACGCAGCTCAGTTCCCGAAAGGAGCGCAATCTAGGGCATAAACCACCTGATTCTCCGATCACACCTGTACAAGATAGTCGTTTGTCTCTTCACAGCAGTCCAATTCTTAACCGCCCCAGCACCGGTACTCCTGCTCCTTGGGCTCCTCGCCTTTCAGTTCTTGCTAGGTATTTTATGTCAATGCTTCCACTCGCTGTCGTTTGTATTCATTTATCCTGTAGTAATTACTACTATTTTGAGTTCTATACTTTAGTAATTACTGAATTGTCTTATTGTGGCTGATTGATTCTGTCAGTATGATTTGTATGTGCCAAAATCTGCAAGTGTGCTTGTTTTTCTTCTTAGCGTTTCTGTAGTGTAATCAGCTCATATCGTTTTTCTCGTCAGAATGTGGTATCGTATTGAATTTTTCTTAACTTCGATATGCTTTTGTGAGTGGGAGCTATATGTGATGCTTGACTATTGGAGTGGCATAGCGTTAGTATTGCTTGGAAAAAAGTGTGCATTTATTGTTGATTAAAAGACTTGCTGTTGGTGAGAGAAGCAGGTCTTAAGAGCTCACTTATCTCAACTCTTATTTTTATATGAATTACTGGTATTTCTTTCACCAGTGAGAACTGATTAGTAATTTACTGACTTGTTTTTTGTTATCTTCCTCCCCCACACTTCTTGTATGCTGCTGAAATGTATCAAAGCAAAGTAAATTGAATTGATTGATGGTAGGGCAGATGCGTTTGTGGAATGCAAGATCCTGGGAGGGAAAGTATGGATATTGTTTCTAAATAGATACTTGAGGACTTGGAATCTCATTCATTTTCTGTGCAGTCCAATACTTCCGCTTTACTCAGCGTGTAGATGCCTTCTTATGGATGGATAGAGGAATATATGCATATTAAGAAATTTAGTTTGAAGATTGTTTCTCATGATATATTCTAATTTTGAGAACCATCTAATTCAGGGTTGCTAGCATGCCATTAGAAGTGCACGAGTGCTGTGAGTGGACTAAATATGTGTAACTTGCCTTTTAGTTTATTCCTTATGTCACATTGTATGTTCATGATATACTTTTCATTAGAGTTATGGAAAATCAGACTTTTAATTTCATAAGATTTTGTTCCAAGATGAGGCAAGGAGACAAGAAAagattattgttgttattattattattgtatatCTTGCTAGAATCTAAATGCACTTCTTTGTGGTAACtcgtcattttacttttttccTCATAAAGCTGATGCATCTAACTCTGTCTCCTTAGGTTGGTGCAAAGTTCTGCTTTTTAGGGTGTCTTTTTTTGAATTGTaggcttgattttcttattCTATTGCTCCTAGAATTCCACCAGCAAACAAAAGTGAACAAGAGAATGAAGCAGATCCAATCAAGCCTGTGTATGTTGGAGAGTTCCCCCAAGTAGTTCGTGATGAGCAGGCCAGCTTTATGCAGAAGCGTATACTTGGTTTGCTTAGATTCAAAAGTTCTAAACATTCTTGGTTTCTGCAAGTGTTATCATCAAACTCACTAATGTTATCTGGCAGGTAATGCATGTATATCTGGTGGAATGGATAGAGATACATGCCTTTCTTGGATTGTCTGCGGAAACACACTCTTTATATGGAGTTACTTATCATCTTCAGTTTCAAGAGATTGTGTTGCTCTTGAACTTCCTTCTAATGCCTTAGATGACAAAGAAATTGACAACATCTCATATTTTGGAAGCAATTGGATGATTTGTGTGGTCAACTGGGATAAACCACACAAGGGAAGAAACAAAGTTTCGCAGAGTCGCAACTCTACTGGCATTATAATGTGTAACAAAAAAACTCAAGCTGTCATATACTGGCCTGACATTTACTGTGTGGAGGGGTCCATCCCTGTTACCAGTCTGTTATCTACTGATGATTTGGAGGTGACTTCTTTCCCCGTTGATCGAAAGAACATAGTAAACAGACTGCAGGAACATAACAGGCCTGGAACTAGGTCAGTTGTTCCGAACTCTTTTAACTCTATGATTGCTTCTGCGGTGCCTGGTGCACGGCTTGAGTGTGTTGCTCTAGTCTGTGCTTCAAATGGTGAACTGTGGCGTTTATATTGCATCCCCTCTGGCATTCAACGCTTTAAAGTAAATGAAGACATAGTAAGTCCATCCTTCAGTGGCAATGACAATAGTCAATTTGCTGGGAGCAAGGGCTATCCAAGGTCACTTACTTGGCATTTTTCATTTCATTCCATGGAGGATTATCCTAGGAAATTTCTTCTGTTGACTGATCGTGAAATACAGTGTTTTAGTATTGCATTTCATCCTGATTTACTTGTGTCAAAGCTCTGGTCACATGAAATTGTTGGCACTGATGGGGATTCGGGCATTAAGAAGGATTTGGCTGGTCAGAAACGTATCTGGCCTCTTGATATGCAGGTGGATGATCAAAGTAAAGTTATCACGGTACTTGTTGCCACATTCTGCAAAGACAGGGTTAGTAGTTCAAGCTACACACAGTATTCTCTTTTGACATTGCAGTATAAGTCTAGCGCAAACATATCAGAGGATATTCATGAAAGAGTCTTGGAGAAAAGAGCTCCAGTCCAAGTGATAATTCCAAAAGCTAGAGTAGAAGATGAGGATTTCTTATTCTCCATGAGACTTAGGGTGGGAGGCAGGCCATCTGGCTCGACAATAATACTTTCTGGTGATGGAACTGCAACAGTATCCCATTGTTATAGGAATGCACCCCGTCTCTATCAGTTTGATCTACCTTATGATGCAGGTAAAGTTTTAGATGCTTCAGTTCTTCCACCTGTTAATGATGGTGAAGATGGTGCATGGATTGTATTAACAGAGAAAGCAGGAATATGGGCCATACCAGAAAAGGCTATTGTAATTGGTGGAGTTGAACCCCCTGAGAGAAGCTTGTCACGTAAAGGAAGCTCAAATGAACGATCTGCtcaagaagagagaaaaaacaGTGCCTTCGCTAGCAACATTGCTCCTAGAAGAGCTAGTTCTGAAGCTTGGGATGCTAGCAGTAGACAAAAGTCTGGTATGACTGGAATTGCTCGTCCAACTGCCCAAGATGACGAATCAGAAGCTTTAGTTAGCCAACTGTTCCACGACTTTCTTTTAACTGAGCAGGTTAATGCTTCATTTTTGAAGCTTCAAAACTCTGGGGCAtttgaaagagatggagaaaCAAACGTCTTTGCCAGGATGAGCAAATCTATTGTTGACACCTTAGCTAAGCACTGGACAACCACTAGAGGTGCTGAAATTGTGGCTTTGACCATAGTGTCCGGCCAACTACTGGATAAGCAGCAAAAGCATGAAAGATTTCTTCAGTTTCTTGCTTTATCCAAATGCCATGAGGAGCTATGTTCTAAACAGAGTAGGATTCACTGCATATCTAAATCACATGTCCTACTCAGCATATATGCTAATTTTCATGTCTGGAACATGTATTTGTCCTGCTTTAATGCTCTGCTTTTTTTGGATGTTGTCAGATTACAAGCATAGTAAGGGATTACTCCAATTTTGAACTAATATATCAAGTCACCATGCACAAAAacatcaataaataaataacggATGCGACATGTCAATTAATGTAGCCAAAAGAGGCCTTCAGGTGATGCTAGAAAGAACTTTGGTACTTTAGGACACTCCATGTAACTGGCAAGGCTTGTCAAATCAGGTGAAAGGTGCTGCGCATCTTTTCCTAAATGCAGCCAAATTATCTTTTTCAGTTGGAAACCCTAGCCTTCTATGTAAAACCAGGGTATAGTCAACTAGAGACCCCCAATTTATGGAATATGAGTATTTCTAAATGCAATTGAAATAGGAGAGACTGTGGAAGATATGCGTGTCTTGAGATTGGTGACCTGGTGCGTTTAACTGAAAAAGAGAGTTAACTAGTAGAGCATTTTATTTCCTTGTTTTGTTCTTGGTATGTGTTGGGAACCTTCTTATTTAATCTCAGACTATTATtgttattactattattattattaacctATATTTGAGTCTATTCATGGTCATATAGCCTTGATtattccttttccttttgacttCCTCGATGTAAACCTAGAAAGTGCTTGATTTCAACAGGACAGTCTTTACAAATAATCTTGGAGCATGGAGAAAAGCTTGCTGGAGTGATTCAACTGAGAGAACTGCAAAATGCTATTAACCAAAGCCGTTCAACTGCTACCAACTCCCAACATTCTGGCTCAGATTCTCAAATTTCAGGAGCTCTTTGGGATCTTATTCAGCTGGTTGGTGAAAGAGCCCGCCGAAATACTGTCCTTCTTATGGACAGAGATAATGCTGAGGTGTTTTACAGCAAGGTGTCTGATCTTGAAGAAGCCTTCTATTGCTTGGACAAACACTTAGAATATGTAATAAGTGAGGATCAAGCACTTTTGGTCCAGATCCAGAGAGCTTGTGAACTCGCAAATGCAATGGTTTCTGTTCTTCGTGCTGCTATGTTTTATAGAAATGAGCATCACATTTGGTATCCACCACCTGAGGGCTTAACACCTTGGTATTGTCAACCT comes from the Euphorbia lathyris chromosome 5, ddEupLath1.1, whole genome shotgun sequence genome and includes:
- the LOC136229072 gene encoding nuclear pore complex protein NUP133 isoform X2, whose product is MFSPGTKRTQLSSRKERNLGHKPPDSPITPVQDSRLSLHSSPILNRPSTGTPAPWAPRLSVLARIPPANKSEQENEADPIKPVYVGEFPQVVRDEQASFMQKRNACISGGMDRDTCLSWIVCGNTLFIWSYLSSSVSRDCVALELPSNALDDKEIDNISYFGSNWMICVVNWDKPHKGRNKVSQSRNSTGIIMCNKKTQAVIYWPDIYCVEGSIPVTSLLSTDDLEVTSFPVDRKNIVNRLQEHNRPGTRSVVPNSFNSMIASAVPGARLECVALVCASNGELWRLYCIPSGIQRFKVNEDIVSPSFSGNDNSQFAGSKGYPRSLTWHFSFHSMEDYPRKFLLLTDREIQCFSIAFHPDLLVSKLWSHEIVGTDGDSGIKKDLAGQKRIWPLDMQVDDQSKVITVLVATFCKDRVSSSSYTQYSLLTLQYKSSANISEDIHERVLEKRAPVQVIIPKARVEDEDFLFSMRLRVGGRPSGSTIILSGDGTATVSHCYRNAPRLYQFDLPYDAGKVLDASVLPPVNDGEDGAWIVLTEKAGIWAIPEKAIVIGGVEPPERSLSRKGSSNERSAQEERKNSAFASNIAPRRASSEAWDASSRQKSGMTGIARPTAQDDESEALVSQLFHDFLLTEQVNASFLKLQNSGAFERDGETNVFARMSKSIVDTLAKHWTTTRGAEIVALTIVSGQLLDKQQKHERFLQFLALSKCHEELCSKQRQSLQIILEHGEKLAGVIQLRELQNAINQSRSTATNSQHSGSDSQISGALWDLIQLVGERARRNTVLLMDRDNAEVFYSKVSDLEEAFYCLDKHLEYVISEDQALLVQIQRACELANAMVSVLRAAMFYRNEHHIWYPPPEGLTPWYCQPMVRNGLWSVASFMLQLLNETTRLSNSITSDLYNHLELLAEVLLEAYSGAITAKLERGEEHKGLSDEYWNRRDSLLDSLYHKLKDFVGSEHQALNFGTNEQSGEILKNISSGLLSIAKRHEGYNTMWSICCDLDDSMLLRNLMHERMGPKGGFSHFVFKQLCVKKQFSKLLRLGEEFQEELSIFLKHHRDLLWLHEVFLHQFSSASETLHALALSQDGCSVSEAEEGADPQHTSLITTTADRKRLLYLSKIAAIADKDVDSETKIKRIDADLKILKLQEEIVKVLEATGSETVDGQCMFHPEELIELCLKVESPELALRAFDVFAWTSSSFRRSHRNLLEECWKNAADQDDWGRLYQACIDEGWSDEETLQQLRDTVLFQASSRCYGPHAETIDEGFEHVLPLNKENANVSTGKDLDYSVEAILVQHKDFPDAGKLILTALMLGSEHVDVKAEGGGSPME
- the LOC136229072 gene encoding nuclear pore complex protein NUP133 isoform X1, whose product is MFSPGTKRTQLSSRKERNLGHKPPDSPITPVQDSRLSLHSSPILNRPSTGTPAPWAPRLSVLARIPPANKSEQENEADPIKPVYVGEFPQVVRDEQASFMQKRILGNACISGGMDRDTCLSWIVCGNTLFIWSYLSSSVSRDCVALELPSNALDDKEIDNISYFGSNWMICVVNWDKPHKGRNKVSQSRNSTGIIMCNKKTQAVIYWPDIYCVEGSIPVTSLLSTDDLEVTSFPVDRKNIVNRLQEHNRPGTRSVVPNSFNSMIASAVPGARLECVALVCASNGELWRLYCIPSGIQRFKVNEDIVSPSFSGNDNSQFAGSKGYPRSLTWHFSFHSMEDYPRKFLLLTDREIQCFSIAFHPDLLVSKLWSHEIVGTDGDSGIKKDLAGQKRIWPLDMQVDDQSKVITVLVATFCKDRVSSSSYTQYSLLTLQYKSSANISEDIHERVLEKRAPVQVIIPKARVEDEDFLFSMRLRVGGRPSGSTIILSGDGTATVSHCYRNAPRLYQFDLPYDAGKVLDASVLPPVNDGEDGAWIVLTEKAGIWAIPEKAIVIGGVEPPERSLSRKGSSNERSAQEERKNSAFASNIAPRRASSEAWDASSRQKSGMTGIARPTAQDDESEALVSQLFHDFLLTEQVNASFLKLQNSGAFERDGETNVFARMSKSIVDTLAKHWTTTRGAEIVALTIVSGQLLDKQQKHERFLQFLALSKCHEELCSKQRQSLQIILEHGEKLAGVIQLRELQNAINQSRSTATNSQHSGSDSQISGALWDLIQLVGERARRNTVLLMDRDNAEVFYSKVSDLEEAFYCLDKHLEYVISEDQALLVQIQRACELANAMVSVLRAAMFYRNEHHIWYPPPEGLTPWYCQPMVRNGLWSVASFMLQLLNETTRLSNSITSDLYNHLELLAEVLLEAYSGAITAKLERGEEHKGLSDEYWNRRDSLLDSLYHKLKDFVGSEHQALNFGTNEQSGEILKNISSGLLSIAKRHEGYNTMWSICCDLDDSMLLRNLMHERMGPKGGFSHFVFKQLCVKKQFSKLLRLGEEFQEELSIFLKHHRDLLWLHEVFLHQFSSASETLHALALSQDGCSVSEAEEGADPQHTSLITTTADRKRLLYLSKIAAIADKDVDSETKIKRIDADLKILKLQEEIVKVLEATGSETVDGQCMFHPEELIELCLKVESPELALRAFDVFAWTSSSFRRSHRNLLEECWKNAADQDDWGRLYQACIDEGWSDEETLQQLRDTVLFQASSRCYGPHAETIDEGFEHVLPLNKENANVSTGKDLDYSVEAILVQHKDFPDAGKLILTALMLGSEHVDVKAEGGGSPME